A genomic segment from Montipora foliosa isolate CH-2021 chromosome 9, ASM3666993v2, whole genome shotgun sequence encodes:
- the LOC137970537 gene encoding uncharacterized protein translates to MYTVKRRKTTGVQTGCSTADLKDQSTQCGSTKGSYLRNEKKENFTTYENLLQNYLWDKDFTLSVLKDEGLIAPSRICTTCGSEMKLVESGDRSDGYVWECRKQINGKRHRCSRSIREGSWFEKANLTIEEVLKFTYWWCQDLNQWQIKQQLQLGSHTAVDWDMFCREVCEVALFDGREKIGGPGKFVQIDESKIGKRKYHRGHVVEGQWVFGGIEEDSRKCFIATVDDRKEETLLNLIKQWIEPGTTIISDCWKGYVNLSKHGYIHKTVNHSVEFVNEEGFHTNKIEGHWRQMKARLPTHGRKKEHYSSYLAEFKWRYIHSREDFWKVFLKDIKKIYKFE, encoded by the coding sequence ATGTATACCGTTAAACGTCGTAAGACAACTGGAGTGCAAACTGGGTGTTCAACAGCTGATCTTAAAGATCAAAGCACTCAGTGCGGCAGTACTAAAGGAAGTTATCTAAGAaatgagaagaaagagaacttcACTACTTATGAAAATCTGCTCCAAAATTACCTGTGGGACAAAGACTTCACCTTGTCAGTGCTAAAGGATGAAGGGCTTATCGCACCGAGTCGAATTTGCACTACTTGTGGATCGGAAATGAAGCTGGTTGAGAGTGGAGACAGGTCCGATGGCTACGTCTGGGAGTGTAGAAAGCAGATCAACGGTAAACGGCATAGATGTAGCAGGAGCATTAGAGAGGGAAGTTGGTTTGAAAAAGCGAACTTGACAATTGAAGAGGTGCTGAAATTTACATATTGGTGGTGCCAGGACCTGAACCAGTGGCAGATAAAACAGCAGCTGCAGCTTGGATCGCACACAGCTGTTGACTGGGACATGTTTTGCCGCGAAGTATGTGAGGTGGCGTTGTTCGATGGAAGGGAGAAAATTGGGGGACCAGGGAAATTTGTTCAGATAGATGAGAGTAAAATTGGAAAAAGGAAGTATCATCGTGGTCATGTTGTCGAGGGTCAGTGGGTTTTCGGTGGCATCGAGGAAGATTCACGGAAGTGTTTTATTGCGACAGTAGACGACCGAAAGGAAGAAACTTTGCTAAATCTGATCAAACAATGGATTGAACCAGGAACAACAATTATTTCCGATTGCTGGAAGGGATACGTGAACCTTTCAAAACATGGGTACATCCATAAGACAGTAAACCATTCCGTGGAGTTCGTTAACGAAGAGGGTTTTCATACAAACAAGATTGAGGGTCATTGGCGGCAAATGAAAGCAAGGCTTCCAACACACGGTCGCAAAAAAGAACATTATTCATCGTATTTAGCGGAATTCAAATGGAGATATATCCACAGTAGAGAAGATTTTTGGAAAGTGTTTTTGAAAGACATTaagaaaatttacaaatttgaataa
- the LOC137970840 gene encoding uncharacterized protein, with amino-acid sequence MAGKKQRSSYRPKRKGKGFGGSKRKGKLGENTPLAAAIIDRETPSTSHEEPDLSDSECAQPLSSSAKKMKLYHSPDESSKCLDDESTEQCEATGYRLINLESLSSVLSEAHECEEANIILQENESGRAGLKSDLTITCSACDESISFQTSANITKRGKSFDVNKRAVYHSLESGTGYEGLASFCGIMNMPCMSTSAYQKQVDSILEVVEDYTKEELTQAGQRLRNIVLDENPDLDKDDTLDVAVSFDGTWAKRGFTSLTGVVFAISVDSGEVLDYTVLSKACQKCSLKQSQCEGDDERFQEWRREHLASGECDINFNGSSPAMEAEGASILWRRSIELHNMHYKWMVSDGDSKAFNTVENVYDDCKVIKLDCVGHVQKRMGKHLLNLKARTKGKLEDGKPIGERGRLTETKIKKLQKYYGLAIRQNTIKKSNPTDREVDVSIYTMKKNIIAILNHSVKTQDPAKQHRFCPLGETSWCKWQQDVTTATKTYKDDDCLPEVFLELLRPTFMTLSDTKLLERCIRGTTQNPNECINGTVWVRCPKHKHHGAKVVRYAAASAICHFHKGAECRNEIMDKLSIPGGSHTTHSFRLKNNKRLRKANAQATAMEKKRRQGLQLVRTRREEALLEIDGPSYDPGGF; translated from the exons ATGGCTGGAAAAAAGCAGAGAAGCAGCTACAGGCCTAAACGAAAGGGTAAAGGATTTGGCGGATCGAAAAGAAAGGGGAAACTTGGTGAAAACACTCCGTTAGCAGCAGCAATAATCGATCGAGAAACACCGAGCACCTCTCATGAGGAACCAGACTTGTCAGACTCTGAATGTGCTCAACCACTCAGTTCATCAGCGAAGAAGATGAAGCTCTATCATTCACCAGACGAATCTTCAAAATGTTTGGATGACGAATCAACTGAGCAATGCGAAGCAACTGGTTACAGACTAATTAACTTGGAAAGTCTGTCTTCAGTGCTCTCTGAGGCACATGAATGTGAAGAAG caAACATCATtcttcaagaaaatgaaagtggTCGGGCTGGCTTAAAGTCTGACCTAACTATTACTTGTAGTGCTTGTGATGAAAGCATTTCATTCCAGACATCAGCTAACATTACAAAAAGGGGAAAGTCCTTCGATGTAAACAAAAGAGCTGTTTATCACTCCCTGGAATCCGGAACAGGTTATGAAGGGCTTGCATCCTTTTGTGGAATCATGAACATGCCCTGTATGTCAACAAGTGCCTACCAAAAACAGGTAGACAGCATCCTAGAGGTTGTAGAAGATTACACAAAGGAAGAGCTCACACAGGCAGGTCAAAGGCTGCGAAACATCGTTCTTGATGAGAATCCAGACCTTGACAAGGACGACACTTTGGATGTAGCTGTAAGCTTTGATGGCACCTGGGCCAAGCGGGGTTTTACCTCCCTAACAGGGGTAGTCTTTGCTATTTCAGTAGACAGTGGTGAGGTTTTGGACTACACTGTTTTGTCTAAAGCTTGCCAAAAATGTTCCCTCAAACAGTCCCAGTGTGAAGGAGATGATGAACGATTTCAGGAATGGAGAAGAGAACATTTGGCCTCTGGTGAGTGTGATATTAATTTCAATGGTAGTTCACCAGCCATGGAAGCTGAGGGAGCTTCTATTCTCTGGAGGAGATCAATTGAACTGCACAACATGCATTACAAATGGATGGTCTCAGATGGGGACAGCAAAGCATTCAACACTGTTGAAAATGTGTATGATGATTGCAAAGTGATCAAGTTGGATTGTGTTGGCCACGTACAAAAGAGAATGGGCAAACACCTTTTAAACTTGAAAGCAAGGACAAAAGGAAAGCTGGAGGATGGCAAACCCATAGGGGAGCGTGGCAGGctcactgaaacaaaaattaaaaaattacagaaatattATGGTCTGGCAATACGTCAGAATACTATAAAGAAGTCGAATCCAACTGACAGAGAAGTTGATGTATCCATTTATACTATGAAGAAGAACATTATAGCTATTCTGAACCATAGTGTGAAAACTCAAGATCCTGCCAAACAGCACCGGTTCTGTCCTCTTGGAGAAACCTCATGGTGTAAGTGGCAGCAGGATGTCACAACAGCGACAAAAACTTACAAAGATGATGACTGTTTGCCTGAGGTATTTCTAGAACTTCTCAGGCCAACATTTATGACACTCAGTGACACAAAGTTACTTGAAAGATGCATTCGGGGGACCACCCAAAACCCAAACGAGTGTATCAATGGTACGGTTTGGGTGCGTTGCCCCAAGCATAAGCATCATGGTGCTAAAGTCGTCCGTTATGCTGCTGCTTCAGCCATCTGCCACTTCCACAAAGGAGCAGAATGTAGGAATGAAATAATGGATAAACTTTCCATTCCTGGTGGGAGTCACACAACTCATTCATTTAGACTAAAGAACAACAAGCGGTTGAGGAAAGCAAATGCTCAAGCTACAGCCATGGAGAAAAAGCGCCGCCAGGGACTCCAACTTGTGCGGACCAGAAGAGAAGAAGCCCTTCTTGAAATTGATGGACCAAGCTATGACCCTGGAGGATTCTAA